One window from the genome of Pseudomonadota bacterium encodes:
- a CDS encoding FkbM family methyltransferase encodes MKIQHKYERFYIELPSNHMLPTYQKLYPKYDRFLPNLVGYLDPSDTVIDVGANVGDTLAGMFNHNPLMNYICIEPDDEFFDFLVSNINIIRGFDGRLKALAIKSLIGKDVANVQLDGTSGSKHAILNVGGEINSKSLDLVIEEAPHTRVCLLKTDVDGFDYDVLNSASSTIKKYKPIIFFELQYSDAAQKNGFRETLESLLSEGYNDFTIFDNFGEVMFRSSQIREIIQLMEYIWRQNLGLANRTIYYFDILAAVRPADSLVIDAALSNY; translated from the coding sequence GTGAAGATTCAGCATAAGTATGAAAGATTTTATATCGAACTCCCTAGCAACCACATGTTGCCTACATATCAAAAATTATATCCTAAATATGACCGTTTTCTCCCAAATCTCGTTGGTTATCTTGACCCAAGCGATACGGTAATCGACGTTGGCGCGAATGTCGGCGACACATTAGCGGGAATGTTTAATCACAATCCTTTGATGAATTACATTTGCATTGAGCCGGATGATGAATTCTTTGATTTTCTAGTAAGTAATATTAATATAATAAGAGGATTCGATGGGCGGCTAAAGGCTCTCGCTATCAAGAGCCTTATTGGCAAGGATGTAGCCAATGTTCAGCTCGATGGCACCTCGGGATCAAAGCACGCTATTTTAAACGTCGGTGGAGAAATAAATTCAAAGTCTTTGGATTTGGTTATTGAGGAGGCCCCTCATACGAGGGTCTGTTTGTTAAAAACGGACGTTGATGGCTTTGATTATGATGTCTTGAATTCTGCTTCATCGACAATCAAGAAATACAAGCCTATTATATTTTTTGAGCTCCAATATAGCGATGCTGCTCAAAAAAACGGGTTTCGTGAAACCCTAGAATCTCTTCTCTCGGAAGGATATAACGATTTTACAATTTTTGATAATTTTGGAGAGGTGATGTTTCGCTCAAGTCAAATTCGGGAAATTATTCAGCTTATGGAGTACATTTGGAGACAGAACCTAGGCCTTGCGAATCGCACGATTTATTATTTTGACATATTAGCGGCAGTTCGACCTGCCGATAGTCTAGTTATTGATGCGGCACTTTCCAATTATTAA